In Pyrus communis chromosome 8, drPyrComm1.1, whole genome shotgun sequence, one genomic interval encodes:
- the LOC137741299 gene encoding nuclear transcription factor Y subunit B-4-like, with product MVDNIGNNNSSDREGFKYNFTGGGSVSSDYHHHLHHQEGVIKEPDRLLPIANVGRIMKQNLPPNAKISKEAKETMQECVSEFISFVTGEASDKCHKEKRKTVNGDDICWALATLGFDDYAEPLKRYLHRYRELEGEKAANQGKANSNEEQTATKDKISYSSSKYL from the coding sequence ATGGTTGATAATATAGGAAACAATAATTCATCAGATAGAGAAGGGTTTAAGTACAATTTCACAGGTGGTGGTAGTGTCTCTAGTGATTATCACCACCATCTTCATCATCAAGAGGGAGTCATCAAGGAGCCAGATCGGTTGCTTCCAATTGCTAATGTTGGGCGAATCATGAAGCAGAATTTGCCCCCGAATGCGAAAATCTCGAAAGAAGCCAAAGAAACCATGCAAGAATGTGTTTCTGAGTTCATAAGTTTCGTGACTGGAGAAGCATCTGACAAGTGCCACAAAGAGAAGCGCAAGACGGTGAATGGGGATGACATTTGCTGGGCTCTGGCAACTCTTGGATTCGATGATTACGCGGAGCCACTGAAGAGGTACTTGCATAGGTACAGAGAATTGGAAGGAGAGAAGGCTGCTAACCAAGGTAAGGCTAATAGTAATGAAGAACAGACTGCCACCAAGGACAAGATTTCCTACAGCAGCAGCAAATACCTCTAA
- the LOC137742756 gene encoding homeobox protein LUMINIDEPENDENS-like isoform X3: MQLVRRNLGSSMLYSALQSHSQRSRVRKLVQLSREKALKSGEHKDLQDGVSTGPDSLTPSDPVPLNSVGPSNVEDAPSCSTQDDAPSGLDDLDKCFVEDIFNLMRKEETFSGQVKLMEWILRIQNSSVLCWFLTKGGVMILVTWLSQAAVEEQTNVLLVILKVLCHLPLHKALPLHMSAVLQSVNRLRFYRTADISNRARVLLSRWSKLLAKNQALEKPNGIKTSSDSGQELVILKQSIDEVMGDESWKSNMDISEDLLGIPFESAENFSKVNASEPLKLLTASSDESNKKNILGVSSSQFRERRKVQLVEQPGQKSAGRSVQATRTIPVSQARPMSADDIQKAKMRAQFMQSKYGKSGLSHENKELKTEGVKKLITSQASILPVVPKVPIRYNIEEPKIPATYPLKEWETPSRPETTLAPKRSMDLKEPILDKCRRIQIPWKMPPEIKLDPSWSVGGGENGKEIEVQRNRNRREKETIYRTVQETPSNPKEPWDIEMDYDDSLTPEIPIEQPPDVADSSETQTFPREEYYPETMVVPSQGANSVASLPTALSQINKASAAEPDLELLAVLLKNPELVFALTSGQAANLSSKDTVKLLDMIKSGGAGVAGSVNGLGRKMEERVEVSLPSPTPSSNPGTSGWKGDAGRNAFPQQMPQVSSAHRIIPPQRLSTPQPAVPSYSPDYYPMQTPASEMTSMTKNTHFHNLSNTAVPSVWGESTSNVERAPLSNSYNLAEMQQPLFSTMARQQRQPQPLQQQQQQRRFSTPTYSPKPPMGKAVPPSESWRARQDLTSNYHYLENQNQYNASHGGHLQPHLSGPSWEGYERVGSNQDFHSRSPDDDSPSRNPGYMYGTEPRTNPGRDYRSMGRNPAGYRGQTRQQGNRWPNRGGD, from the exons ATGCAATTAGTAAGAAGGAATCTCGGGAGCTCAATGCTCTATTCGGCATTACAGTCACACAG tcaACGGTCGAGAGTTAGAAAACTAGTACAGTTGTCAAGGGAAAAGGCCTTGAAATCCGGTGAACATAAAGATTTGCAGGATGGGGTCTCAACAGGCCCTGATTCTTTGACACCAAGTGATCCAGTTCCCTTGAACTCTGTTGGTCCCTCGAATGTTGAAGACGCACCATCATGCTCAACACAGGATGATGCTCCTTCTGGATTAGACGACTTAGATAAATGCTTTGTTGAAGATATTTTCAACCTGATGCGGAAGGAAGAAACATTTTCTGGGCAAGTGAAACTGATGGAGTGGATATTGCGGATACAAAATTCTTCAGTATTATGTTG GTTTTTAACtaaaggtggtgtaatgatttTAGTAACATGGTTGAGTCAAGCTGCTGTCGAAGAACAAACAAATGTTTTACTTGTTATCTTAAAG GTTCTTTGTCATTTGCCTCTACATAAAGCACTTCCTTTGCATATGTCAGCCGTACTGCAAAGTGTTAATCGACTGCGGTTTTACAGGACAGCAG ACATATCAAACAGGGCAAGGGTTTTGCTATCAAGGTGGAGCAAGTTATTAGCAAAAAACCAAGCTTTGGAAAAACCAAATGGCATTAAAACATCTAGTGATTCAGGACAAGAGTTAGTAATTCTGAAGCAGAG TATCGATGAAGTTATGGGCGATGAATCGTGGAAGTCAAATATGGATATTTCT GAAGACTTACTTGGAATACCATTTGAAAGTGCAGAGAATTTCAG TAAAGTAAATGCTTCAGAACCCTTGAAGTTATTGACAGCATCATCAGATGAGTCAAATAAGAAGAACATCCTCGGTGTATCTTCATCTC AATTTCGAGAGCGCAGAAAAGTTCAGTTGGTGGAACAACCTGGCCAAAAATCTGCTGGGAGAAGTGTTCAGGCCACAAGGACAATACCTGTGAGTCAAGCTCGTCCAATGTCTGCTGATGATATCCAAAAAGCAAAAATGCGAGCACAATTTATGCAGAGCAAGTATGGGAAATCTGGTTTATCCCATGAAAATAAAGAATTGAAGACTGAAGGTGTGAAAAAACTTATAACTTCTCAGGCAAGCATTTTGCCTGTGGTACCCAAAGTTCCAATTCGGTATAACATTGAGGAACCCAAGATACCTGCGACATATCCTTTGAAAGAGTGGGAAACTCCTAGTAGGCCCGAAACTACTCTTGCCCCAAAGCGGTCTATGGATTTGAAGGAGCCCATATTAGACAAGTGCAGGAGAATCCAGATCCCATGGAAGATGCCTCCAG AAATAAAACTCGATCCTTCGTGGAGTGTTGGTGGTGGTGAGAATGGCAAAGAAATTGAAGTCCAGAGAAACAGAAACCGCCGTGAGAAGGAAACTATTTACCGGACAGTTCAGGAGACACCGTCTAACCCGAAGGAACCATGGGACATTGAAATGGACTACGATGATTCTTTAACACCAGAAATACCAATAGAACAGCCGCCTGATGTTGCCGATTCCAGTGAAACACAAACTTTCCCTAGAGAAGAATATTATCCAGAAACAATGGTCGTTCCTTCTCAGGGAGCAAACAGTGTCGCTTCCTTGCCAACGGCCTTATCTCAAATCAACAAAGCAAGCGCAGCTGAACCGGATCTAGAACTGCTTGCAGTACTGCTAAAAAATCCAGAACTGGTGTTTGCTTTGACTTCCGGCCAGGCTGCTAACTTGTCGAGCAAGGATACAGTAAAACTGCTGGATATGATTAAGTCTGGTGGGGCTGGTGTTGCCGGTAGTGTAAATGGTTTAGGTAGAAAAATGGAGGAGAGGGTCGAGGTTTCTCTTCCATCTCCGACACCTTCGAGCAACCCTGGAACG AGTGGATGGAAAGGAGATGCTGGAAGGAATGCATTTCCCCAACAGATGCCACAGGTTTCATCTGCTCATCGCATTATTCCGCCCCAACGGCTATCAACTCCGCAGCCAGCGGTACCTTCATACTCACCGGATTATTATCCTATGCAAACACCGGCCTCGGAGATGACTTCTATGACGAAGAACACGCACTTTCACAACTTATCCAACACAGCTGTGCCTTCAGTTTGGGGTGAGAGCACGAGCAATGTCGAACGAGCACCTCTGTCTAACTCATATAATCTAGCAGAAATGCAGCAGCCCTTGTTTTCGACTATGGCAAGGCAACAAAGACAGCCGCAGCCattgcaacaacaacaacaacaacgtcGTTTTTCTACTCCTACGTACTCGCCTAAACCGCCGATGGGAAAAGCGGTCCCTCCGTCCGAGTCGTGGAGAGCCAGGCAGGATTTGACTTCAAATTACCATTACTTAGAGAACCAAAACCAGTATAACGCATCGCATGGGGGACATTTGCAGCCTCACTTGTCAGGTCCTTCTTGGGAAGGATATGAACGTGTTGGCAGCAACCAAGATTTCCATTCACGGAGTCCGGATGATGATAGTCCGAGTAGAAATCCCGGGTACATGTACGGAACAGAACCTAGAACAAATCCGGGACGGGATTACAGGTCAATGGGAAGGAATCCTGCAGGATACCGCGGTCAGACTAGGCAGCAGGGGAACAGATGGCCTAACCGCGGAGGAGACTGA
- the LOC137742756 gene encoding homeobox protein LUMINIDEPENDENS-like isoform X2: MEDPSAEMEIGTSQESFGKFLDSQRELFHSQIDQLQRIVGTQCKITGVNPLSQEMAAGALSIKIGKRPRDLLNPKAIKYMQSVFSIKDAISKKESRELNALFGITVTQVRDFFNSQRSRVRKLVQLSREKALKSGEHKDLQDGVSTGPDSLTPSDPVPLNSVGPSNVEDAPSCSTQDDAPSGLDDLDKCFVEDIFNLMRKEETFSGQVKLMEWILRIQNSSVLCWFLTKGGVMILVTWLSQAAVEEQTNVLLVILKVLCHLPLHKALPLHMSAVLQSVNRLRFYRTADISNRARVLLSRWSKLLAKNQALEKPNGIKTSSDSGQELVILKQSIDEVMGDESWKSNMDISEDLLGIPFESAENFSKVNASEPLKLLTASSDESNKKNILGVSSSQFRERRKVQLVEQPGQKSAGRSVQATRTIPVSQARPMSADDIQKAKMRAQFMQSKYGKSGLSHENKELKTEGVKKLITSQASILPVVPKVPIRYNIEEPKIPATYPLKEWETPSRPETTLAPKRSMDLKEPILDKCRRIQIPWKMPPEIKLDPSWSVGGGENGKEIEVQRNRNRREKETIYRTVQETPSNPKEPWDIEMDYDDSLTPEIPIEQPPDVADSSETQTFPREEYYPETMVVPSQGANSVASLPTALSQINKASAAEPDLELLAVLLKNPELVFALTSGQAANLSSKDTVKLLDMIKSGGAGVAGSVNGLGRKMEERVEVSLPSPTPSSNPGTSGWKGDAGRNAFPQQMPQVSSAHRIIPPQRLSTPQPAVPSYSPDYYPMQTPASEMTSMTKNTHFHNLSNTAVPSVWGESTSNVERAPLSNSYNLAEMQQPLFSTMARQQRQPQPLQQQQQQRRFSTPTYSPKPPMGKAVPPSESWRARQDLTSNYHYLENQNQYNASHGGHLQPHLSGPSWEGYERVGSNQDFHSRSPDDDSPSRNPGYMYGTEPRTNPGRDYRSMGRNPAGYRGQTRQQGNRWPNRGGD; the protein is encoded by the exons ATGGAGGATCCCTCGGCGGAGATGGAGATTGGGACCTCCCAGGAGTCGTTCGGGAAGTTCTTGGACTCGCAGAGGGAGCTTTTCCACAGCCAGATCGATCAGCTCCAGAGAATCGTCGGCACCCAATGCAAAATCACCGGCGTCAATCCTCTCTCCCAAGAGATG GCAGCTGGTGCTCTTTCAATTAAGATTG GAAAAAGACCTAGGGATTTGCTAAATCCGAAGGCTATAAAGTATATGCAATCTGTTTTTTCGATTAAAGATGCAATTAGTAAGAAGGAATCTCGGGAGCTCAATGCTCTATTCGGCATTACAGTCACACAG GTTCGtgatttctttaacagtcaACGGTCGAGAGTTAGAAAACTAGTACAGTTGTCAAGGGAAAAGGCCTTGAAATCCGGTGAACATAAAGATTTGCAGGATGGGGTCTCAACAGGCCCTGATTCTTTGACACCAAGTGATCCAGTTCCCTTGAACTCTGTTGGTCCCTCGAATGTTGAAGACGCACCATCATGCTCAACACAGGATGATGCTCCTTCTGGATTAGACGACTTAGATAAATGCTTTGTTGAAGATATTTTCAACCTGATGCGGAAGGAAGAAACATTTTCTGGGCAAGTGAAACTGATGGAGTGGATATTGCGGATACAAAATTCTTCAGTATTATGTTG GTTTTTAACtaaaggtggtgtaatgatttTAGTAACATGGTTGAGTCAAGCTGCTGTCGAAGAACAAACAAATGTTTTACTTGTTATCTTAAAG GTTCTTTGTCATTTGCCTCTACATAAAGCACTTCCTTTGCATATGTCAGCCGTACTGCAAAGTGTTAATCGACTGCGGTTTTACAGGACAGCAG ACATATCAAACAGGGCAAGGGTTTTGCTATCAAGGTGGAGCAAGTTATTAGCAAAAAACCAAGCTTTGGAAAAACCAAATGGCATTAAAACATCTAGTGATTCAGGACAAGAGTTAGTAATTCTGAAGCAGAG TATCGATGAAGTTATGGGCGATGAATCGTGGAAGTCAAATATGGATATTTCT GAAGACTTACTTGGAATACCATTTGAAAGTGCAGAGAATTTCAG TAAAGTAAATGCTTCAGAACCCTTGAAGTTATTGACAGCATCATCAGATGAGTCAAATAAGAAGAACATCCTCGGTGTATCTTCATCTC AATTTCGAGAGCGCAGAAAAGTTCAGTTGGTGGAACAACCTGGCCAAAAATCTGCTGGGAGAAGTGTTCAGGCCACAAGGACAATACCTGTGAGTCAAGCTCGTCCAATGTCTGCTGATGATATCCAAAAAGCAAAAATGCGAGCACAATTTATGCAGAGCAAGTATGGGAAATCTGGTTTATCCCATGAAAATAAAGAATTGAAGACTGAAGGTGTGAAAAAACTTATAACTTCTCAGGCAAGCATTTTGCCTGTGGTACCCAAAGTTCCAATTCGGTATAACATTGAGGAACCCAAGATACCTGCGACATATCCTTTGAAAGAGTGGGAAACTCCTAGTAGGCCCGAAACTACTCTTGCCCCAAAGCGGTCTATGGATTTGAAGGAGCCCATATTAGACAAGTGCAGGAGAATCCAGATCCCATGGAAGATGCCTCCAG AAATAAAACTCGATCCTTCGTGGAGTGTTGGTGGTGGTGAGAATGGCAAAGAAATTGAAGTCCAGAGAAACAGAAACCGCCGTGAGAAGGAAACTATTTACCGGACAGTTCAGGAGACACCGTCTAACCCGAAGGAACCATGGGACATTGAAATGGACTACGATGATTCTTTAACACCAGAAATACCAATAGAACAGCCGCCTGATGTTGCCGATTCCAGTGAAACACAAACTTTCCCTAGAGAAGAATATTATCCAGAAACAATGGTCGTTCCTTCTCAGGGAGCAAACAGTGTCGCTTCCTTGCCAACGGCCTTATCTCAAATCAACAAAGCAAGCGCAGCTGAACCGGATCTAGAACTGCTTGCAGTACTGCTAAAAAATCCAGAACTGGTGTTTGCTTTGACTTCCGGCCAGGCTGCTAACTTGTCGAGCAAGGATACAGTAAAACTGCTGGATATGATTAAGTCTGGTGGGGCTGGTGTTGCCGGTAGTGTAAATGGTTTAGGTAGAAAAATGGAGGAGAGGGTCGAGGTTTCTCTTCCATCTCCGACACCTTCGAGCAACCCTGGAACG AGTGGATGGAAAGGAGATGCTGGAAGGAATGCATTTCCCCAACAGATGCCACAGGTTTCATCTGCTCATCGCATTATTCCGCCCCAACGGCTATCAACTCCGCAGCCAGCGGTACCTTCATACTCACCGGATTATTATCCTATGCAAACACCGGCCTCGGAGATGACTTCTATGACGAAGAACACGCACTTTCACAACTTATCCAACACAGCTGTGCCTTCAGTTTGGGGTGAGAGCACGAGCAATGTCGAACGAGCACCTCTGTCTAACTCATATAATCTAGCAGAAATGCAGCAGCCCTTGTTTTCGACTATGGCAAGGCAACAAAGACAGCCGCAGCCattgcaacaacaacaacaacaacgtcGTTTTTCTACTCCTACGTACTCGCCTAAACCGCCGATGGGAAAAGCGGTCCCTCCGTCCGAGTCGTGGAGAGCCAGGCAGGATTTGACTTCAAATTACCATTACTTAGAGAACCAAAACCAGTATAACGCATCGCATGGGGGACATTTGCAGCCTCACTTGTCAGGTCCTTCTTGGGAAGGATATGAACGTGTTGGCAGCAACCAAGATTTCCATTCACGGAGTCCGGATGATGATAGTCCGAGTAGAAATCCCGGGTACATGTACGGAACAGAACCTAGAACAAATCCGGGACGGGATTACAGGTCAATGGGAAGGAATCCTGCAGGATACCGCGGTCAGACTAGGCAGCAGGGGAACAGATGGCCTAACCGCGGAGGAGACTGA
- the LOC137742756 gene encoding homeobox protein LUMINIDEPENDENS-like isoform X1 yields MEDPSAEMEIGTSQESFGKFLDSQRELFHSQIDQLQRIVGTQCKITGVNPLSQEMAAGALSIKIDGPIAGKRPRDLLNPKAIKYMQSVFSIKDAISKKESRELNALFGITVTQVRDFFNSQRSRVRKLVQLSREKALKSGEHKDLQDGVSTGPDSLTPSDPVPLNSVGPSNVEDAPSCSTQDDAPSGLDDLDKCFVEDIFNLMRKEETFSGQVKLMEWILRIQNSSVLCWFLTKGGVMILVTWLSQAAVEEQTNVLLVILKVLCHLPLHKALPLHMSAVLQSVNRLRFYRTADISNRARVLLSRWSKLLAKNQALEKPNGIKTSSDSGQELVILKQSIDEVMGDESWKSNMDISEDLLGIPFESAENFSKVNASEPLKLLTASSDESNKKNILGVSSSQFRERRKVQLVEQPGQKSAGRSVQATRTIPVSQARPMSADDIQKAKMRAQFMQSKYGKSGLSHENKELKTEGVKKLITSQASILPVVPKVPIRYNIEEPKIPATYPLKEWETPSRPETTLAPKRSMDLKEPILDKCRRIQIPWKMPPEIKLDPSWSVGGGENGKEIEVQRNRNRREKETIYRTVQETPSNPKEPWDIEMDYDDSLTPEIPIEQPPDVADSSETQTFPREEYYPETMVVPSQGANSVASLPTALSQINKASAAEPDLELLAVLLKNPELVFALTSGQAANLSSKDTVKLLDMIKSGGAGVAGSVNGLGRKMEERVEVSLPSPTPSSNPGTSGWKGDAGRNAFPQQMPQVSSAHRIIPPQRLSTPQPAVPSYSPDYYPMQTPASEMTSMTKNTHFHNLSNTAVPSVWGESTSNVERAPLSNSYNLAEMQQPLFSTMARQQRQPQPLQQQQQQRRFSTPTYSPKPPMGKAVPPSESWRARQDLTSNYHYLENQNQYNASHGGHLQPHLSGPSWEGYERVGSNQDFHSRSPDDDSPSRNPGYMYGTEPRTNPGRDYRSMGRNPAGYRGQTRQQGNRWPNRGGD; encoded by the exons ATGGAGGATCCCTCGGCGGAGATGGAGATTGGGACCTCCCAGGAGTCGTTCGGGAAGTTCTTGGACTCGCAGAGGGAGCTTTTCCACAGCCAGATCGATCAGCTCCAGAGAATCGTCGGCACCCAATGCAAAATCACCGGCGTCAATCCTCTCTCCCAAGAGATG GCAGCTGGTGCTCTTTCAATTAAGATTG ATGGTCCAATTGCAGGAAAAAGACCTAGGGATTTGCTAAATCCGAAGGCTATAAAGTATATGCAATCTGTTTTTTCGATTAAAGATGCAATTAGTAAGAAGGAATCTCGGGAGCTCAATGCTCTATTCGGCATTACAGTCACACAG GTTCGtgatttctttaacagtcaACGGTCGAGAGTTAGAAAACTAGTACAGTTGTCAAGGGAAAAGGCCTTGAAATCCGGTGAACATAAAGATTTGCAGGATGGGGTCTCAACAGGCCCTGATTCTTTGACACCAAGTGATCCAGTTCCCTTGAACTCTGTTGGTCCCTCGAATGTTGAAGACGCACCATCATGCTCAACACAGGATGATGCTCCTTCTGGATTAGACGACTTAGATAAATGCTTTGTTGAAGATATTTTCAACCTGATGCGGAAGGAAGAAACATTTTCTGGGCAAGTGAAACTGATGGAGTGGATATTGCGGATACAAAATTCTTCAGTATTATGTTG GTTTTTAACtaaaggtggtgtaatgatttTAGTAACATGGTTGAGTCAAGCTGCTGTCGAAGAACAAACAAATGTTTTACTTGTTATCTTAAAG GTTCTTTGTCATTTGCCTCTACATAAAGCACTTCCTTTGCATATGTCAGCCGTACTGCAAAGTGTTAATCGACTGCGGTTTTACAGGACAGCAG ACATATCAAACAGGGCAAGGGTTTTGCTATCAAGGTGGAGCAAGTTATTAGCAAAAAACCAAGCTTTGGAAAAACCAAATGGCATTAAAACATCTAGTGATTCAGGACAAGAGTTAGTAATTCTGAAGCAGAG TATCGATGAAGTTATGGGCGATGAATCGTGGAAGTCAAATATGGATATTTCT GAAGACTTACTTGGAATACCATTTGAAAGTGCAGAGAATTTCAG TAAAGTAAATGCTTCAGAACCCTTGAAGTTATTGACAGCATCATCAGATGAGTCAAATAAGAAGAACATCCTCGGTGTATCTTCATCTC AATTTCGAGAGCGCAGAAAAGTTCAGTTGGTGGAACAACCTGGCCAAAAATCTGCTGGGAGAAGTGTTCAGGCCACAAGGACAATACCTGTGAGTCAAGCTCGTCCAATGTCTGCTGATGATATCCAAAAAGCAAAAATGCGAGCACAATTTATGCAGAGCAAGTATGGGAAATCTGGTTTATCCCATGAAAATAAAGAATTGAAGACTGAAGGTGTGAAAAAACTTATAACTTCTCAGGCAAGCATTTTGCCTGTGGTACCCAAAGTTCCAATTCGGTATAACATTGAGGAACCCAAGATACCTGCGACATATCCTTTGAAAGAGTGGGAAACTCCTAGTAGGCCCGAAACTACTCTTGCCCCAAAGCGGTCTATGGATTTGAAGGAGCCCATATTAGACAAGTGCAGGAGAATCCAGATCCCATGGAAGATGCCTCCAG AAATAAAACTCGATCCTTCGTGGAGTGTTGGTGGTGGTGAGAATGGCAAAGAAATTGAAGTCCAGAGAAACAGAAACCGCCGTGAGAAGGAAACTATTTACCGGACAGTTCAGGAGACACCGTCTAACCCGAAGGAACCATGGGACATTGAAATGGACTACGATGATTCTTTAACACCAGAAATACCAATAGAACAGCCGCCTGATGTTGCCGATTCCAGTGAAACACAAACTTTCCCTAGAGAAGAATATTATCCAGAAACAATGGTCGTTCCTTCTCAGGGAGCAAACAGTGTCGCTTCCTTGCCAACGGCCTTATCTCAAATCAACAAAGCAAGCGCAGCTGAACCGGATCTAGAACTGCTTGCAGTACTGCTAAAAAATCCAGAACTGGTGTTTGCTTTGACTTCCGGCCAGGCTGCTAACTTGTCGAGCAAGGATACAGTAAAACTGCTGGATATGATTAAGTCTGGTGGGGCTGGTGTTGCCGGTAGTGTAAATGGTTTAGGTAGAAAAATGGAGGAGAGGGTCGAGGTTTCTCTTCCATCTCCGACACCTTCGAGCAACCCTGGAACG AGTGGATGGAAAGGAGATGCTGGAAGGAATGCATTTCCCCAACAGATGCCACAGGTTTCATCTGCTCATCGCATTATTCCGCCCCAACGGCTATCAACTCCGCAGCCAGCGGTACCTTCATACTCACCGGATTATTATCCTATGCAAACACCGGCCTCGGAGATGACTTCTATGACGAAGAACACGCACTTTCACAACTTATCCAACACAGCTGTGCCTTCAGTTTGGGGTGAGAGCACGAGCAATGTCGAACGAGCACCTCTGTCTAACTCATATAATCTAGCAGAAATGCAGCAGCCCTTGTTTTCGACTATGGCAAGGCAACAAAGACAGCCGCAGCCattgcaacaacaacaacaacaacgtcGTTTTTCTACTCCTACGTACTCGCCTAAACCGCCGATGGGAAAAGCGGTCCCTCCGTCCGAGTCGTGGAGAGCCAGGCAGGATTTGACTTCAAATTACCATTACTTAGAGAACCAAAACCAGTATAACGCATCGCATGGGGGACATTTGCAGCCTCACTTGTCAGGTCCTTCTTGGGAAGGATATGAACGTGTTGGCAGCAACCAAGATTTCCATTCACGGAGTCCGGATGATGATAGTCCGAGTAGAAATCCCGGGTACATGTACGGAACAGAACCTAGAACAAATCCGGGACGGGATTACAGGTCAATGGGAAGGAATCCTGCAGGATACCGCGGTCAGACTAGGCAGCAGGGGAACAGATGGCCTAACCGCGGAGGAGACTGA